The following are encoded together in the Daucus carota subsp. sativus chromosome 5, DH1 v3.0, whole genome shotgun sequence genome:
- the LOC135152804 gene encoding uncharacterized protein LOC135152804, translating into MTNLAKLEFVALDVSGNNYLSWVLDAELNLSANGLKDTIDPEKIPTVEQNAKAIIFLRHHIHEDLKSEYLTIKNPLTLWNNLKDRFDHQKLVHLPSARYDWINLRLQDFKSVAEYNSALFKISSKLILCGENITNAEMIEKTLSTFHPNTMILAQQYRERNFQKYGELISLLLVAEKNNELLLKNHQIRPTGSAQLPEVHNMSFLKNERGKGHRGGRGYGRNRGRGNFRGRFRNQYHSGHLKWQRDGYNSGHQKWQRDGYNKCQREVPNKGKAPQEGEKRDICHRCGTEGHWQRTCRTPKHLVDLYESFKKNTGKRVETNFANYNLVKEPVNKASNEIDTGANLYYGLDD; encoded by the coding sequence ATGACGAATCTTGCAAAATTAGAGTTCGTTGCCTTGGATGTCTCTGGAAATAATTATCTATCATGGGTCCTTGATGCGGAATTAAACCTTAGTGCTAATGGCCTAAAAGATACTATTGACCCAGAAAAAATCCCAACCGTTGAACAAAATGCGAAAGCAATTATCTTTCTTAGACATCACATCCACGAAGACCTAAAATCTGAATACCTCACTATCAAAAATCCACTCACCctttggaataatcttaaagaTAGATTTGATCACCAGAAACTTGTTCACTTGCCATCCGCCCGATATGACTGGATTAATTTGAGGCTACAGGATTTTAAATCTGTAGCTGAATATAATTCAGCTCTTTTCAAGATAagctcaaaattaattttatgtggTGAAAATATTACCAATGCTGAAATGATTGAAAAGACCCTCTCAACCTTTCACCCCAACACTATGATCCTAGCTCAACAATATAGGGAGCGGAATTTTCAGAAATATGGTGAGCTGATATCTCTCCTTCTTGTGGCTGAAAAGAATAATGAGTTGCTATTAAAAAACCATCAGATACGTCCCACAGGCTCTGCCCAGTTACCTGAAGTACACAACATGTCATTCCTGAAGAATGAACGTGGGAAAGGGCATAGAGGAGGACGAGGTTATGGACGAAACCGTGGACGTGGAAATTTCCGTGGTCGGTTTCGCAATCAATATCATTCTGGTCACCTGAAGTGGCAACGAGATGGTTACAACTCTGGCCACCAGAAGTGGCAACGTGATGGTTACAACAAGTGCCAACGTGAAGTGCCAAATAAAGGAAAGGCACCCCAAGAAGGAGAGAAACGAGACATATGTCATAGGTGCGGAACTGAGGGACACTGGCAACGTACTTGTCGTACACCCAAACATCTTGTTGATCTCTACGAGTCATTCAAAAAGAATACTGGAAAGAGAGTGGAAACAAACTTTGCTAATTATAATCTAGTTAAAGAACCAGTCAACAAGGCCTCAAATGAAATAGATACTGGTGCTAACCTTTATTATGGTTTAGACGACTAG